A window of the Brassica napus cultivar Da-Ae chromosome C5, Da-Ae, whole genome shotgun sequence genome harbors these coding sequences:
- the LOC106450530 gene encoding endoribonuclease Dicer homolog 2-like isoform X1 has translation MWFIFQMTIVDMEIESADQVSPLPFARSYQVEALEKAMKRNTIVYLETGSGKTLIAIMLLRSYAYLFRKPSPCFSVFLVPQVVLVTQQAEALKRHTDLKVGMYWGSMGVDFWDAPTWKQEVDTYEVLVMTPAILLSALRHSFLTLNMIKVLIFDECHHARGNHAYACILKEFYHKELKSATSVVPRIFGMTASPVKTKGENLDSYWKKIHELESLMNSKVYTCESESVLARFVPFSTPSFKLYQHMEIPSSTRAGIIAELEKLAKEHLFALSTLDLKSSTVNSIKKRLSKICSSITYCLDELGILMALKAAQSFSVSQNDFVLWGQLEKFSETSIKKFCSNASQAILAYIPDGPYWSVANIERKLEPGLVTSKIVCLVESLLGYRSLEKIRCIIFVERVIAAMVLESFLNEILPTYNSWKTKYVAGNNSGLQSQTRKKQNETVEDFRKGLVNIIVSTSILEEGLDVQSCNLVVGFDPASNICSFIQSQGRARMPNSDYLMMVERSIDICGDMVTQSRLKKYISGAKRMREDSLSHSLVPCQPLPDDSSGEVYRVDSTGAIVTFSSSVSLIYFYCSRLPSDEYFKPTPRFDIDKDQGICILYLPKSCQVKEVKFQGNGNVLKQAVCLKACIKLHRAGALTDHLVPDMVLKETVQQKLGKIHYDTEQPSYFPPELVSQFSALSQTTYHLYSIRMKSEFPGNLHFKDILLGTRVKLEDDIGNTCFRLEDHLGTIAVTLSYVGAFDLAQDEILLCRRFQITLFRVLLDHSVENLVAALDGLHLRDGLALDYLLVPSTHEQKASLIDWEVIRSVNFTSHKPWKRHVNCSAKDASCILHTKNGLFCTCVLQNALVCTPHNGYVYCTRGILSNLNANSVLTKRNSGDVTYMEYYEKRHEIRLSIVDEPLLNGRHIFTMHNNLHMTMKKKEKEHDKEYVELPPELCHVILAPISVDMIYSYKFMPSVMHRIESLLIALNLKKNIPKVNIPTIKVLEAITTKKCQDQFHLESLETLGDSFLKYAVCQHLFQEYHTHHEGLLSSIKDGMISNVTLCKFGCDQKIQGFIRNECFEPKGWMVPGQSSAAYALVNDHLSESRSMYIARRRNLKRKSVADVVEALIGAYLSEGGELAALTFMNWVGIKVDFTTTMIQREPSIQAEKLVNVSYMESLLNYKFKDKSLLVEALTHGSYMIPEIPRCYQRLEFLGDSVLDYLITKHLYGEYPNLSPGLLTDMRSASVNNECYAQVAVKSNLHKHVLHASHDLHKHISRTVSEFERLSSVQSSFGWESEIAFPKVLGDLIESLAGAIHVDSGYDKEVVFACIKPLLGCMITPETVKLHPVRELTELCQKAQFELTKAKGFENGEAYFTVEVEAKEMSFAHTAKASDKKMAKKLAYKEVLNSLKKGLDS, from the exons ATGTGGTTCATTTTCCAG ATGACGATTGTTGATATGGAGATTGAGAGCGCCGATCAAGTCTCTCCTCTACCGTTTGCGAGAAG TTATCAAGTGGAGGCGCTAGAGAAAGCAATGAAGCGAAACACGATTGTTTACTTGGAGACTGGCTCTGGCAAGACACTTATCGCCATCATGCTTCTCCGTAGCTACGCTTACCTTTTCCGCAAGCCTTCCCCTTGCTTCAGCGTCTTCTTGGTTCCTCAAGTTGTTCTCGTCACTCAA CAAGCTGAAGCGCTGAAGAGGCACACGGATCTGAAAGTGGGCATGTATTGGGGATCCATGGGGGTTGACTTTTGGGATGCTCCTACTTGGAAACAAGAAGTCGATACATATGAG GTTCTTGTGATGACACCTGCTATTTTGCTCAGTGCATTAAGACATAGTTTTCTGACGTTGAACATGATCAAGGTTCTTATCTTTGATGAATGTCATCATGCTCGGGGTAATCACGCTTATGCTTGTATCTTGAAG GAGTTCTATCACAAGGAGTTAAAGTCTGCAACTTCTGTCGTTCCTCGAATATTTGGGATGACTGCTTCCCCTGTGAAAACAAAGG GTGAAAACTTGGATAGCTACTGGAAAAAGATTCATGAACTCGAATCTCTAATGAATTCAAAG GTCTATACATGTGAAAGTGAGTCTGTGCTGGCTCGGTTTGTACCCTTTTCTACTCCGAGTTTTAAGTTGTACCAGCACATGGAAATACCAAGCTCTACACGCGCAGGCATAATAGCGGAACTTGAAAAGCTAGCCAaagag CATCTCTTTGCCCTTTCAACACTGGATCTCAAATCCTCCACTGTTAATTCTATAAAGAAGAGACTGTCAAAGATATGTTCATCTATAACTTATTGTTTGGATGAACTTGGAATTTTGATGGCGCTGAag GCTGCTCAGTCATTCTCAGTCAGTCAGAACGACTTTGTCTTGTGGGGTCAACTAGAGAAGTTTAGCGAAACCTCTATAAAAAAGTTCTGTAGTAATGCTTCACAGGCCATTTTAGCTTACATACCTGATG GTCCTTACTGGAGTGTTGCTAACATAGAAAGAAAGTTGGAGCCAGGTCTCGTAACATCAAAAATAGTCTGCCTTGTTGAATCTCTTCTTGGTTATAG GTCCTTGGAGAAGATACGGTGCATCATATTTGTGGAACGGGTGATAGCAGCGATGGTTTTGGAATCCTTTTTGAATGAAATTCTTCCAACCTATAATAGTTGGAAAACTAAGTACGTTGCAGGAAACAACTCTGGCCTGCAAAGTCAAACCAGGAAGAAGCAGAATGAAACTGTGGAGGACTTTCGAAAAGGCTTG GTAAACATCATCGTCTCAACATCTATTCTAGAGGAAGGTCTAGATGTTCAAAGTTGCAATCTGGTTGTTGGATTTGACCCTGCATCCAACATTTGCAGTTTCATACAATCTCAAGGGCGTGCTAGAATGCCTAACTCAGATTATTTGATGATGGTGGAAAGGTCTATTGATATCTG TGGAGATATGGTCACACAATCTCGgttaaagaaatatatttctGGTGCGAAAAGAATGCGTGAAGATTCTTTGAGCCATTCTCTTGTTCCCTGTCAACCTCttccagatgattcatctgGGGAGGTCTACCGTGTCGACAGCACAGGGGCTATTGTAACTTTTAGCTCAAGCGTCAGCTTAATATATTTCTACTGCTCAAGGCTTCCTTCAGATGA ATACTTCAAACCAACTCCTAGATTCGATATAGACAAGGATCAGGGGATTTGCATCCTTTACCTTCCTAAGAGCTGTCAAGTAAAAGAAGTTAAATTTCAAGGAAATGGAAACGTGTTAAAACAAGCTGTATGTCTTAAAGCTTGCATTAAGCTGCACCGAGCTGGTGCTCTAACTGATCATCTTGTCCCTGACATGGTTCTGAAGGAAACCGTCCAACAAAAACTCG GGAAAATCCACTACGACACTGAACAGCCAAGTTACTTCCCTCCAGAGCTAGTCTCCCAGTTTTCAGCACTATCGCAGACAACATACCACTTGTACTCAATAAGGATGAAGTCAGAATTTCCAGGAAATCTTCATTTTAAGGATATTTTACTGGGAACCAGGGTTAAGCTTGAAGATGACATTGGGAACACATGCTTCCGGTTAGAAGATCATCTTGGCACAATAGCTGTGACATTAAGTTATGTAGGAGCGTTTGACCTTGCACAAGATGAG ATCCTTTTGTGTAGAAGGTTTCAGATAACTCTTTTCAGAGTACTATTGGATCATAGTGTGGAAAATTTGGTGGCGGCGTTGGATGGGTTGCATCTCAGAGACGGTCTAGCACTTGATTATCTACTAGTTCCATCCACTCATGAGCAAAAAGCATCTCTTATTGATTGGGAGGTGATAAGATCCGTGAACTTTACTAGTCATAAACCTTGGAAAAGGCATGTGAATTGTTCTGCCAAGGATGCTTCTTGCATTCTACATACAAAAAACGGGTTGTTTTGCACCTGTGTCTTACAAAATGCGTTGGTTTGCACACCACATAATGGATACGTCTACTGCACCAGAGGTATTCTCAGCAATTTAAACGCAAATTCTGTATTGACCAAGAGAAATTCTGGCGATGTGACCTACATGGAGTACTATGAGAAAcg GCATGAGATTCGATTAAGTATTGTGGATGAACCTCTTTTGAATGGGAGACACATTTTCACGATGCATAACAACCTTCACATGACCatgaagaaaaaggagaaag AGCATGACAAGGAGTATGTTGAACTACCTCCTGAACTATGTCATGTCATATTGGCTCCAATATCAGTGGATATGATCTATTCATATAAATTCATGCCATCTGTTATGCACCGCATTGAATCTTTGCTTATAGCATTGAACCTTAAGAAGAACATCCCAAAAGTCAATATTCCAACCATCAAG GTTCTAGAAGCTATCACAACGAAGAAGTGCCAAGACCAGTTCCACTTGGAATCACTAGAAACACTTGGCGACTCTTTTCTGAAATATGCTGTTTGTCAGCATCTATTCCAAGAATATCATACTCATCACGAGGGTCTTCTCAGCTCAATAAAAGATGGAATGATTTCGAATGTCACGCTCTGCAAATTTGGATGTGACCAAAAAATTCAG GGATTTATACGGAACGAGTGTTTCGAACCTAAAGGGTGGATGGTTCCTGGCCAATCATCTGCAGCTTATGCTCTTGTGAATGATCATCTATCCGAATCTAGAAGCATGTACATTGCTAGGAGGAGGAATTTGAAACGCAAGAGTGTGGCTGATGTTGTAGAAGCACTAATTGGTGCGTATCTTAGCGAGGGAGGTGAACTAGCAGCGCTAACGTTCATGAACTGGGTTGGTATAAAAGTCGATTTCACGACTACAATGATCCAAAGAGAGCCATCTATACAAGCCGAGAAGCTTGTGAATGTAAGCTATATGGAGTCTCTGTTGAACTATAAGTTTAAGGATAAGTCTCTTCTAGTCGAGGCATTGACTCATGGCTCATACATGATTCCTGAAATTCCAAGATGCTATCAG CGGTTGGAGTTCCTCGGCGACTCTGTGTTGGATTATCTCATAACCAAGCATTTGTACGGCGAATATCCTAATCTTTCTCCTGGTCTACTAACCGACATGCGCTCTGCTTCTGTGAACAATGAATGTTATGCTCAAGTAGCGGTGAAATCAAACCTGCACAAACACGTCCTCCATGCCTCTCATGATCTCCACAAGCACATCTCCAGAACAGTTAGTGAGTTTGAACGGTTGTCGTCTGTGCAATCCAGTTTTGGATGGGAATCCGAAATAGCTTTCCCAAAG GTTCTTGGAGATTTGATAGAGTCTTTAGCTGGTGCGATACATGTTGACTCGGGTTACGACAAGGAAGTAGTGTTTGCGTGTATAAAACCGCTTTTGGGATGTATGATAACTCCAGAGACTGTGAAGCTGCATCCTGTGAGAGAGTTGACAGAACTTTGCCAGAAAGCTCAGTTCGAGTTGACTAAAGCTAAAGGCTTCGAGAATGGTGAAGCTTACTTCACGGTTGAGGTGGAAGCTAAGGAAATGAGTTTTGCTCACACGGCTAAGGCCTCTGATAAGAAGATGGCTAAGAAGTTGGCTTACAAAGAAGTCTTGAATTCACTTAAGAAGGGCCTTGACTCCTAA
- the LOC106450530 gene encoding endoribonuclease Dicer homolog 2-like isoform X2, with the protein MWFIFQMTIVDMEIESADQVSPLPFARSYQVEALEKAMKRNTIVYLETGSGKTLIAIMLLRSYAYLFRKPSPCFSVFLVPQVVLVTQQAEALKRHTDLKVGMYWGSMGVDFWDAPTWKQEVDTYEVLVMTPAILLSALRHSFLTLNMIKVLIFDECHHARGNHAYACILKEFYHKELKSATSVVPRIFGMTASPVKTKGENLDSYWKKIHELESLMNSKVYTCESESVLARFVPFSTPSFKLYQHMEIPSSTRAGIIAELEKLAKEHLFALSTLDLKSSTVNSIKKRLSKICSSITYCLDELGILMALKAAQSFSVSQNDFVLWGQLEKFSETSIKKFCSNASQAILAYIPDGPYWSVANIERKLEPGLVTSKIVCLVESLLGYRSLEKIRCIIFVERVIAAMVLESFLNEILPTYNSWKTKYVAGNNSGLQSQTRKKQNETVEDFRKGLVNIIVSTSILEEGLDVQSCNLVVGFDPASNICSFIQSQGRARMPNSDYLMMVESGDMVTQSRLKKYISGAKRMREDSLSHSLVPCQPLPDDSSGEVYRVDSTGAIVTFSSSVSLIYFYCSRLPSDEYFKPTPRFDIDKDQGICILYLPKSCQVKEVKFQGNGNVLKQAVCLKACIKLHRAGALTDHLVPDMVLKETVQQKLGKIHYDTEQPSYFPPELVSQFSALSQTTYHLYSIRMKSEFPGNLHFKDILLGTRVKLEDDIGNTCFRLEDHLGTIAVTLSYVGAFDLAQDEILLCRRFQITLFRVLLDHSVENLVAALDGLHLRDGLALDYLLVPSTHEQKASLIDWEVIRSVNFTSHKPWKRHVNCSAKDASCILHTKNGLFCTCVLQNALVCTPHNGYVYCTRGILSNLNANSVLTKRNSGDVTYMEYYEKRHEIRLSIVDEPLLNGRHIFTMHNNLHMTMKKKEKEHDKEYVELPPELCHVILAPISVDMIYSYKFMPSVMHRIESLLIALNLKKNIPKVNIPTIKVLEAITTKKCQDQFHLESLETLGDSFLKYAVCQHLFQEYHTHHEGLLSSIKDGMISNVTLCKFGCDQKIQGFIRNECFEPKGWMVPGQSSAAYALVNDHLSESRSMYIARRRNLKRKSVADVVEALIGAYLSEGGELAALTFMNWVGIKVDFTTTMIQREPSIQAEKLVNVSYMESLLNYKFKDKSLLVEALTHGSYMIPEIPRCYQRLEFLGDSVLDYLITKHLYGEYPNLSPGLLTDMRSASVNNECYAQVAVKSNLHKHVLHASHDLHKHISRTVSEFERLSSVQSSFGWESEIAFPKVLGDLIESLAGAIHVDSGYDKEVVFACIKPLLGCMITPETVKLHPVRELTELCQKAQFELTKAKGFENGEAYFTVEVEAKEMSFAHTAKASDKKMAKKLAYKEVLNSLKKGLDS; encoded by the exons ATGTGGTTCATTTTCCAG ATGACGATTGTTGATATGGAGATTGAGAGCGCCGATCAAGTCTCTCCTCTACCGTTTGCGAGAAG TTATCAAGTGGAGGCGCTAGAGAAAGCAATGAAGCGAAACACGATTGTTTACTTGGAGACTGGCTCTGGCAAGACACTTATCGCCATCATGCTTCTCCGTAGCTACGCTTACCTTTTCCGCAAGCCTTCCCCTTGCTTCAGCGTCTTCTTGGTTCCTCAAGTTGTTCTCGTCACTCAA CAAGCTGAAGCGCTGAAGAGGCACACGGATCTGAAAGTGGGCATGTATTGGGGATCCATGGGGGTTGACTTTTGGGATGCTCCTACTTGGAAACAAGAAGTCGATACATATGAG GTTCTTGTGATGACACCTGCTATTTTGCTCAGTGCATTAAGACATAGTTTTCTGACGTTGAACATGATCAAGGTTCTTATCTTTGATGAATGTCATCATGCTCGGGGTAATCACGCTTATGCTTGTATCTTGAAG GAGTTCTATCACAAGGAGTTAAAGTCTGCAACTTCTGTCGTTCCTCGAATATTTGGGATGACTGCTTCCCCTGTGAAAACAAAGG GTGAAAACTTGGATAGCTACTGGAAAAAGATTCATGAACTCGAATCTCTAATGAATTCAAAG GTCTATACATGTGAAAGTGAGTCTGTGCTGGCTCGGTTTGTACCCTTTTCTACTCCGAGTTTTAAGTTGTACCAGCACATGGAAATACCAAGCTCTACACGCGCAGGCATAATAGCGGAACTTGAAAAGCTAGCCAaagag CATCTCTTTGCCCTTTCAACACTGGATCTCAAATCCTCCACTGTTAATTCTATAAAGAAGAGACTGTCAAAGATATGTTCATCTATAACTTATTGTTTGGATGAACTTGGAATTTTGATGGCGCTGAag GCTGCTCAGTCATTCTCAGTCAGTCAGAACGACTTTGTCTTGTGGGGTCAACTAGAGAAGTTTAGCGAAACCTCTATAAAAAAGTTCTGTAGTAATGCTTCACAGGCCATTTTAGCTTACATACCTGATG GTCCTTACTGGAGTGTTGCTAACATAGAAAGAAAGTTGGAGCCAGGTCTCGTAACATCAAAAATAGTCTGCCTTGTTGAATCTCTTCTTGGTTATAG GTCCTTGGAGAAGATACGGTGCATCATATTTGTGGAACGGGTGATAGCAGCGATGGTTTTGGAATCCTTTTTGAATGAAATTCTTCCAACCTATAATAGTTGGAAAACTAAGTACGTTGCAGGAAACAACTCTGGCCTGCAAAGTCAAACCAGGAAGAAGCAGAATGAAACTGTGGAGGACTTTCGAAAAGGCTTG GTAAACATCATCGTCTCAACATCTATTCTAGAGGAAGGTCTAGATGTTCAAAGTTGCAATCTGGTTGTTGGATTTGACCCTGCATCCAACATTTGCAGTTTCATACAATCTCAAGGGCGTGCTAGAATGCCTAACTCAGATTATTTGATGATGGTGGAAAG TGGAGATATGGTCACACAATCTCGgttaaagaaatatatttctGGTGCGAAAAGAATGCGTGAAGATTCTTTGAGCCATTCTCTTGTTCCCTGTCAACCTCttccagatgattcatctgGGGAGGTCTACCGTGTCGACAGCACAGGGGCTATTGTAACTTTTAGCTCAAGCGTCAGCTTAATATATTTCTACTGCTCAAGGCTTCCTTCAGATGA ATACTTCAAACCAACTCCTAGATTCGATATAGACAAGGATCAGGGGATTTGCATCCTTTACCTTCCTAAGAGCTGTCAAGTAAAAGAAGTTAAATTTCAAGGAAATGGAAACGTGTTAAAACAAGCTGTATGTCTTAAAGCTTGCATTAAGCTGCACCGAGCTGGTGCTCTAACTGATCATCTTGTCCCTGACATGGTTCTGAAGGAAACCGTCCAACAAAAACTCG GGAAAATCCACTACGACACTGAACAGCCAAGTTACTTCCCTCCAGAGCTAGTCTCCCAGTTTTCAGCACTATCGCAGACAACATACCACTTGTACTCAATAAGGATGAAGTCAGAATTTCCAGGAAATCTTCATTTTAAGGATATTTTACTGGGAACCAGGGTTAAGCTTGAAGATGACATTGGGAACACATGCTTCCGGTTAGAAGATCATCTTGGCACAATAGCTGTGACATTAAGTTATGTAGGAGCGTTTGACCTTGCACAAGATGAG ATCCTTTTGTGTAGAAGGTTTCAGATAACTCTTTTCAGAGTACTATTGGATCATAGTGTGGAAAATTTGGTGGCGGCGTTGGATGGGTTGCATCTCAGAGACGGTCTAGCACTTGATTATCTACTAGTTCCATCCACTCATGAGCAAAAAGCATCTCTTATTGATTGGGAGGTGATAAGATCCGTGAACTTTACTAGTCATAAACCTTGGAAAAGGCATGTGAATTGTTCTGCCAAGGATGCTTCTTGCATTCTACATACAAAAAACGGGTTGTTTTGCACCTGTGTCTTACAAAATGCGTTGGTTTGCACACCACATAATGGATACGTCTACTGCACCAGAGGTATTCTCAGCAATTTAAACGCAAATTCTGTATTGACCAAGAGAAATTCTGGCGATGTGACCTACATGGAGTACTATGAGAAAcg GCATGAGATTCGATTAAGTATTGTGGATGAACCTCTTTTGAATGGGAGACACATTTTCACGATGCATAACAACCTTCACATGACCatgaagaaaaaggagaaag AGCATGACAAGGAGTATGTTGAACTACCTCCTGAACTATGTCATGTCATATTGGCTCCAATATCAGTGGATATGATCTATTCATATAAATTCATGCCATCTGTTATGCACCGCATTGAATCTTTGCTTATAGCATTGAACCTTAAGAAGAACATCCCAAAAGTCAATATTCCAACCATCAAG GTTCTAGAAGCTATCACAACGAAGAAGTGCCAAGACCAGTTCCACTTGGAATCACTAGAAACACTTGGCGACTCTTTTCTGAAATATGCTGTTTGTCAGCATCTATTCCAAGAATATCATACTCATCACGAGGGTCTTCTCAGCTCAATAAAAGATGGAATGATTTCGAATGTCACGCTCTGCAAATTTGGATGTGACCAAAAAATTCAG GGATTTATACGGAACGAGTGTTTCGAACCTAAAGGGTGGATGGTTCCTGGCCAATCATCTGCAGCTTATGCTCTTGTGAATGATCATCTATCCGAATCTAGAAGCATGTACATTGCTAGGAGGAGGAATTTGAAACGCAAGAGTGTGGCTGATGTTGTAGAAGCACTAATTGGTGCGTATCTTAGCGAGGGAGGTGAACTAGCAGCGCTAACGTTCATGAACTGGGTTGGTATAAAAGTCGATTTCACGACTACAATGATCCAAAGAGAGCCATCTATACAAGCCGAGAAGCTTGTGAATGTAAGCTATATGGAGTCTCTGTTGAACTATAAGTTTAAGGATAAGTCTCTTCTAGTCGAGGCATTGACTCATGGCTCATACATGATTCCTGAAATTCCAAGATGCTATCAG CGGTTGGAGTTCCTCGGCGACTCTGTGTTGGATTATCTCATAACCAAGCATTTGTACGGCGAATATCCTAATCTTTCTCCTGGTCTACTAACCGACATGCGCTCTGCTTCTGTGAACAATGAATGTTATGCTCAAGTAGCGGTGAAATCAAACCTGCACAAACACGTCCTCCATGCCTCTCATGATCTCCACAAGCACATCTCCAGAACAGTTAGTGAGTTTGAACGGTTGTCGTCTGTGCAATCCAGTTTTGGATGGGAATCCGAAATAGCTTTCCCAAAG GTTCTTGGAGATTTGATAGAGTCTTTAGCTGGTGCGATACATGTTGACTCGGGTTACGACAAGGAAGTAGTGTTTGCGTGTATAAAACCGCTTTTGGGATGTATGATAACTCCAGAGACTGTGAAGCTGCATCCTGTGAGAGAGTTGACAGAACTTTGCCAGAAAGCTCAGTTCGAGTTGACTAAAGCTAAAGGCTTCGAGAATGGTGAAGCTTACTTCACGGTTGAGGTGGAAGCTAAGGAAATGAGTTTTGCTCACACGGCTAAGGCCTCTGATAAGAAGATGGCTAAGAAGTTGGCTTACAAAGAAGTCTTGAATTCACTTAAGAAGGGCCTTGACTCCTAA